The proteins below come from a single Parageobacillus thermoglucosidasius genomic window:
- a CDS encoding Cof-type HAD-IIB family hydrolase translates to MKLKMLMAIDLDGTLLNKHNEISRENIQAMKEAQKNGIEIVVATGRAHFDVQEIFKHTGIRTWIIGANGATIHKPDGQLFLSTPLDKDKAIEILQWLEQEEYYYEVFSDSAIFTPQKGRELLSIEMDRLISANPELDSEELKSAALKQYSQSGFVFISSYKELLKPSINIYNILVFSFDKEKLNRGWNKFQDCNDLTLVTSANYNFELEHIEASKGNALKILAKELGIPLSQTIAIGDSMNDYSMISIAGKGIAMGNACEEIKNIAKEVTLSNDEHGVAYVINRLLKKGYKNGYCS, encoded by the coding sequence ATGAAATTGAAAATGTTAATGGCGATTGATTTAGATGGCACTTTGCTAAACAAGCATAATGAAATTAGCAGGGAAAATATCCAAGCAATGAAGGAAGCGCAAAAGAACGGAATAGAGATTGTGGTGGCGACAGGGAGAGCTCATTTTGATGTCCAAGAAATATTCAAACATACAGGTATTCGAACATGGATCATAGGTGCAAACGGAGCTACCATCCATAAACCGGACGGACAGCTGTTTCTTTCCACTCCATTGGATAAAGATAAGGCGATTGAAATTCTTCAATGGCTAGAACAAGAAGAATATTACTATGAAGTGTTTAGCGATTCTGCCATCTTCACTCCTCAAAAAGGAAGAGAGCTTTTATCCATTGAGATGGATCGTCTAATCAGCGCAAACCCAGAATTAGACAGCGAAGAGCTTAAATCCGCTGCTTTGAAGCAATATAGCCAATCTGGCTTTGTCTTCATTTCTTCATATAAAGAGCTATTAAAACCTTCCATTAACATTTACAACATCCTTGTTTTCTCTTTTGATAAAGAAAAGCTTAATAGAGGATGGAATAAATTTCAAGATTGCAATGACTTAACGCTCGTAACATCTGCAAATTACAACTTTGAATTAGAGCACATCGAGGCTTCAAAAGGGAATGCATTAAAAATACTTGCAAAAGAACTGGGCATCCCTCTTAGCCAGACCATTGCGATCGGGGATAGCATGAATGATTATTCGATGATCTCTATTGCAGGTAAAGGAATTGCCATGGGAAATGCATGTGAAGAAATTAAAAACATTGCAAAGGAAGTGACATTATCGAACGATGAACATGGAGTTGCCTATGTCATTAATCGTTTATTAAAAAAAGGATATAAGAATGGTTACTGTTCGTGA
- a CDS encoding DeoR/GlpR family DNA-binding transcription regulator, with protein MYQDERLLLILDFLRKNKRITVEQICSLYNVSRDTARRDLVKLEEQKLIIRTRGGAILPPVHNEIKGYYHRLQTVPHEKKIIGKKAASLVNSGDRIILDASTTVQACAEYLGDQRCTVITNSINQADILSSKQGIRIHLLGGELEKEHRFLYGESVIERLSNYYVDKAFLGVVGISEHGLTVAHEEDGVVKRKILQQAKQVIVLADHSKLGITDFYRFADLSDIDLLITDKTPPKPFRELLKKHSVELLVADDHEGEEDEIENVNGD; from the coding sequence ATGTATCAAGATGAGCGTTTGCTCTTAATCCTCGACTTTTTAAGGAAAAATAAGCGAATAACCGTTGAACAAATTTGCTCATTATACAATGTTTCCAGAGATACAGCCCGGCGCGATCTTGTTAAACTTGAAGAACAGAAGCTAATTATCCGTACGCGCGGAGGCGCGATTTTGCCACCTGTCCACAATGAGATTAAAGGCTATTATCATCGGCTGCAAACGGTTCCCCATGAGAAAAAAATTATTGGAAAAAAAGCAGCTTCTTTAGTTAACAGCGGTGACAGGATTATCTTGGATGCCTCCACCACTGTCCAAGCGTGTGCTGAATATCTTGGGGATCAACGTTGCACGGTTATAACGAACTCCATTAACCAAGCAGATATTTTATCTTCCAAACAAGGAATTCGCATTCATTTGCTTGGCGGGGAACTCGAAAAAGAGCATCGTTTTCTATATGGAGAATCTGTCATTGAACGATTGTCTAATTATTATGTCGATAAAGCATTTTTAGGGGTAGTCGGTATTTCAGAACACGGGCTTACGGTTGCGCATGAGGAAGATGGAGTGGTCAAACGCAAAATATTGCAACAGGCAAAGCAGGTCATCGTCCTGGCGGATCATTCCAAATTAGGGATTACAGACTTTTACCGTTTTGCTGATTTGAGTGATATTGACCTTTTAATTACAGATAAAACACCGCCGAAACCGTTTAGGGAGCTGTTAAAAAAACATTCTGTTGAGCTATTGGTCGCAGATGATCATGAGGGGGAGGAAGATGAAATTGAAAATGTTAATGGCGATTGA
- a CDS encoding cation diffusion facilitator family transporter, whose protein sequence is MRHHHHHSHSHHGHDHHHGHHHDHSREGNKKGLAIALFITAGIMLLEFFGGLITNSLALLSDSGHMLSDASSLALSLAAIWFAAKPASPNKTYGFYRFEILAALFNGVTLFVIAGFIVWEAIQRFYNPPTVAGGSMMLIAAIGLFANLLSAWALMRKGDVKNNVNLRSAYLHVIGDALGSVGAIIAGLAMWRFGWYVADPVISVLVALLILKGAWGVIQHTIHILMEGTPVTINQNEVKKALESIEGVVDVHDLHIWTITSGLDSLSCHILIEDHQDSQKILQDAIHMIEEKFKILHTTIQIETSQIHHGEMKV, encoded by the coding sequence ATGCGTCATCACCATCATCATTCTCACAGCCACCATGGCCATGATCATCACCACGGCCACCATCATGATCACAGCAGAGAAGGGAATAAAAAAGGGCTTGCGATTGCATTGTTCATTACGGCTGGAATTATGTTGTTGGAGTTTTTCGGAGGTTTAATCACCAACAGCCTGGCCCTTCTTTCTGACTCTGGTCATATGCTTAGTGATGCCAGTTCCCTTGCTCTCAGCTTAGCGGCCATTTGGTTTGCCGCCAAACCAGCTTCTCCCAATAAAACATATGGCTTTTATCGTTTTGAAATTTTAGCCGCTTTATTTAATGGAGTTACCTTGTTTGTTATCGCCGGCTTTATTGTATGGGAAGCAATCCAGCGTTTTTACAACCCCCCAACGGTAGCTGGCGGCTCTATGATGTTGATTGCGGCCATTGGCCTTTTTGCCAACCTTTTAAGCGCTTGGGCGCTTATGAGAAAAGGGGATGTGAAAAACAATGTTAATCTTCGTAGTGCTTATCTTCACGTGATCGGTGACGCTTTAGGTTCCGTAGGCGCTATCATCGCTGGGCTTGCCATGTGGCGCTTTGGCTGGTATGTTGCAGATCCGGTTATCTCTGTTCTGGTTGCCTTATTAATCTTGAAAGGCGCTTGGGGAGTGATTCAGCATACAATTCACATTTTGATGGAAGGAACGCCCGTTACCATTAACCAAAATGAAGTGAAAAAAGCGCTTGAGAGCATTGAAGGGGTGGTTGACGTTCACGACCTCCATATTTGGACGATTACATCAGGGTTAGATTCATTAAGCTGCCACATTTTGATTGAAGATCATCAAGACAGCCAAAAGATTTTGCAAGACGCCATTCATATGATTGAAGAAAAATTTAAGATTCTGCATACAACGATTCAAATTGAAACCTCTCAAATCCATCACGGAGAAATGAAAGTCTAA
- a CDS encoding ArsR/SmtB family transcription factor, translated as MKREDHSFLTSETIENVSQIFKVLSDPTRIKILYLLSQEECNVNHIAEILGMSQSAVSHQLSMLRNLRLVKYRREGKTLFYSCDDEHVISLLKQAIDHAEHH; from the coding sequence ATGAAGAGGGAAGACCATTCGTTCTTAACATCTGAAACGATTGAAAATGTTTCGCAAATCTTTAAGGTGTTATCCGATCCAACACGAATCAAAATTCTTTACTTGCTGTCGCAAGAAGAGTGCAATGTCAATCATATAGCAGAAATATTGGGAATGTCGCAATCAGCCGTTTCCCATCAACTAAGTATGTTGCGAAATCTGAGACTGGTTAAGTACCGGCGCGAAGGAAAAACATTGTTTTACTCCTGCGATGATGAACACGTTATTTCATTATTAAAGCAAGCTATTGACCATGCTGAACATCATTAA
- a CDS encoding YobA family protein has translation MERSILAIIILSFAALLLFFQEYQTNQSLQPKATLEGFIIMKEGEVYLVEDPDFVQQDADKFTIHELRSKYKMSKLWIKGFSTLKGIKNGQKVKV, from the coding sequence ATGGAAAGATCTATTTTAGCGATCATCATTCTGAGTTTTGCCGCATTATTATTGTTCTTTCAGGAATATCAAACGAACCAATCTCTTCAGCCAAAAGCTACTTTGGAAGGTTTTATCATTATGAAAGAAGGGGAAGTGTATTTAGTGGAAGATCCAGATTTTGTTCAGCAAGACGCAGATAAGTTTACAATCCACGAATTAAGAAGCAAATATAAGATGAGTAAGTTATGGATAAAAGGATTCAGCACTTTAAAGGGAATAAAAAATGGGCAAAAGGTAAAAGTATAG
- a CDS encoding PQQ-dependent sugar dehydrogenase, producing the protein MKKYPLITIGIIFLLIGCSMEKREESSPQNEQQINDNGNMEIIAQDLRVPWAIDWDGTAFYISERTGSIVKIAGDEKIRQPLHLEKQLSTASEAGVLGFVLHPEKKNHAFLYYTYEDKNGQFNRVVEIREENNEWFEQKVLLDQIPSGNFHHGGRIKIGPDKKLYITTGDATDAMIAQDKASLGGKILRMNLDGTIPDDNPYPGSFVYSYGHRNPQGLAWDETGQLYSSEHGSSAHDEINLIKPKGNYGWPLIQGDETKNGMIAPLFHSGDHTWAPSGIAYHNGILYVAQLRGEGVLAFNVKEKTYKQIVSNVGRVRDVFILRNYLFFVTNNTDGRGAPANHDDKLIKMAIPKGF; encoded by the coding sequence ATGAAAAAATATCCTCTCATCACGATCGGCATCATTTTTCTTTTAATTGGCTGTTCAATGGAAAAGCGGGAAGAAAGCAGTCCCCAAAATGAACAACAAATAAATGACAATGGCAATATGGAAATCATTGCCCAAGATTTACGCGTGCCATGGGCGATCGACTGGGACGGGACAGCTTTTTATATTTCAGAGCGGACTGGCTCTATTGTGAAGATTGCAGGAGATGAAAAAATTAGGCAGCCTCTACATTTAGAAAAGCAGCTTTCAACAGCATCTGAAGCTGGCGTATTGGGCTTTGTGCTTCATCCAGAGAAAAAGAATCACGCTTTTCTTTACTATACATATGAGGATAAAAACGGGCAATTTAACCGTGTTGTTGAAATACGGGAAGAAAATAATGAATGGTTTGAACAAAAAGTACTGCTTGACCAAATTCCAAGCGGAAATTTTCATCATGGAGGAAGAATAAAAATCGGGCCAGACAAAAAATTGTATATCACCACTGGGGATGCTACAGATGCGATGATTGCCCAAGACAAGGCATCACTTGGCGGAAAAATTTTGCGCATGAATCTTGACGGCACCATACCGGACGATAACCCTTATCCCGGCTCCTTCGTCTATAGCTATGGACACCGCAACCCGCAAGGCTTGGCATGGGATGAAACGGGCCAGCTTTACAGCTCTGAGCATGGCTCCAGTGCACATGATGAAATCAATTTGATTAAGCCGAAAGGAAACTATGGCTGGCCGCTTATTCAAGGAGATGAAACGAAAAACGGGATGATTGCTCCATTATTCCATTCAGGGGATCATACTTGGGCGCCTTCGGGAATTGCCTATCATAACGGGATTTTGTATGTTGCACAGCTGCGGGGAGAAGGTGTTTTGGCGTTCAATGTAAAAGAGAAAACATATAAACAAATCGTTTCCAACGTCGGGCGCGTGCGGGATGTATTCATATTAAGAAATTATTTATTTTTTGTCACCAACAACACGGATGGACGAGGGGCTCCGGCCAATCATGATGATAAACTAATCAAAATGGCCATTCCGAAAGGATTTTAA
- a CDS encoding sulfite exporter TauE/SafE family protein, translated as MGALFFALMGIGMISSFIGILAGGGGLITLSAMMLVGIPVQIGIATNKFSSGMAALTSVSYLLTNKHLSGKTIMRNVCIALAGGVSGALITSSMTERTMNIIALILLIFSFFVTLKAKQWVSSVKEADNDTSIISKIMPFFIAAYDGGFGPGSSTFGILYYMHRKNSYAKAVQLTRVLILGSCLGAFIVFYQTGFVQWHYAIALAIGSAIGSQMGLLVLPKVSLKLAKSLLMAIIFLLIVQVLFKIA; from the coding sequence TTGGGCGCGCTGTTTTTCGCTTTAATGGGAATCGGAATGATATCTTCTTTTATAGGAATATTGGCAGGCGGCGGAGGATTAATTACTTTATCAGCTATGATGCTGGTAGGGATACCAGTTCAAATTGGTATTGCGACCAACAAGTTTTCATCAGGAATGGCTGCACTGACAAGCGTATCATACTTATTAACAAACAAACATCTCAGCGGAAAAACAATCATGAGGAATGTCTGTATAGCTCTTGCTGGAGGGGTTAGCGGCGCGCTAATTACCTCTAGCATGACAGAACGAACGATGAATATTATTGCTTTAATCTTACTAATTTTTTCCTTCTTTGTTACGCTAAAAGCTAAGCAATGGGTCTCTTCTGTTAAGGAAGCGGATAATGATACTAGCATTATTAGTAAGATTATGCCTTTTTTTATAGCTGCTTATGATGGGGGATTTGGCCCAGGATCTTCAACCTTTGGAATCTTATACTATATGCATCGGAAAAACTCTTATGCGAAAGCGGTTCAGCTTACGAGAGTGTTGATTCTTGGAAGTTGCCTTGGGGCATTTATCGTATTTTATCAAACAGGATTTGTGCAATGGCATTATGCTATTGCGCTGGCCATAGGATCGGCAATAGGATCGCAAATGGGCTTGCTTGTATTGCCCAAGGTTTCGCTGAAGCTCGCCAAATCTTTGCTAATGGCTATTATTTTTTTATTAATCGTACAAGTATTATTTAAAATTGCTTGA
- a CDS encoding ABC transporter ATP-binding protein, with translation MKQIISMKSVSLLRGNREILQDINWEVREKEQWVILGLNGSGKTSILNIVTGYQYPTKGEVSVLGQKFGQTNLPELRKQIGFVSSSLDGFYQTLRSETAEDIVISGKFASIGLYENVTYEDREQAEQLMTFLRIDHLKGKTYDTLSQGERRKVLIGRALMAKPELLILDEPSIGLDLLAREDILSLMKEIIIHQRCHVLYVTHYIEEIIEEMTHVLLLKEGQIVAAGRKEAVLTDELLSETFQLPIKVHWENNRPWVSIHKNISSTK, from the coding sequence ATGAAACAGATCATAAGCATGAAGAGCGTATCTTTGCTCAGAGGAAACCGGGAGATTTTGCAGGATATAAATTGGGAAGTAAGAGAAAAAGAACAATGGGTCATATTAGGGCTGAACGGTTCGGGGAAAACGTCCATATTAAATATCGTCACAGGCTACCAGTACCCGACAAAAGGCGAAGTTTCTGTTTTGGGACAGAAATTCGGACAGACAAACTTGCCGGAGCTTCGGAAACAAATCGGATTTGTCAGCAGTTCTCTTGACGGTTTTTACCAAACGTTAAGATCAGAAACAGCAGAAGATATTGTGATCAGCGGTAAATTTGCCTCGATAGGGTTATACGAAAATGTGACTTATGAGGATCGTGAGCAGGCTGAACAGCTGATGACATTTTTGCGAATCGATCACTTGAAAGGAAAAACATACGACACCCTATCACAAGGTGAAAGAAGAAAAGTGCTGATCGGAAGAGCGTTAATGGCAAAACCGGAGTTGCTGATATTGGATGAACCGTCTATAGGATTAGACCTTTTAGCAAGGGAAGATATTTTATCATTAATGAAAGAGATTATTATCCATCAACGATGCCATGTATTATATGTCACGCATTATATTGAAGAAATTATCGAGGAGATGACACATGTATTGTTGTTAAAAGAAGGGCAAATTGTTGCCGCAGGACGAAAAGAAGCTGTGTTGACAGATGAATTGTTATCAGAGACGTTCCAATTGCCGATAAAAGTTCATTGGGAAAATAACAGACCATGGGTTTCTATACATAAAAACATCAGCTCGACAAAATGA
- a CDS encoding PH domain-containing protein, with the protein MKMYEKKRLHPISVVENILKELKDLLLPLILVTIIGNKTISSMWDIAVPSAFIIYTIAIGIVSWLRFTYWLEEGELRIEYGVFVRKKRYIPFERIQGISISEGFLQRMVGVVKVKVETASNQYGEAEAVLTAVTREEAKRLQYLLQKSKEIKEIVAKDESAIASSKHDQELEQETKTVIFSMNVWEIFQVAVTSGGTFGVISAIFLFISQFDELIPYEKLYKDAQTFIAHGVFYTAAVVLFIFIAAYMVSVVQNMFKYAFFTVEKAGENIVISRGLLERKKVAIPIERVQGIVIKENIIRRWFGYASVYVIYAGEAFNEGIRGSVVLCPLVKKKRIASVILSCFPDYHVEHEFIAPPKRARIRYMARPLYVLLAPVCLAAFWLRPWGFLLLLALPVAAYFGYLNYRTAGWAVSNHQLALRSRFLSVKTVYMLKSRIQSMEASYNLFQRRRRLGTIEATVASGPGGTAGKVADLDEEDVQTIYAWFQRTKERQVLDE; encoded by the coding sequence ATGAAGATGTATGAGAAAAAACGTCTGCATCCCATTTCCGTTGTTGAGAATATTTTAAAAGAGCTGAAAGACCTGCTTTTGCCGCTTATCCTTGTCACCATTATCGGCAATAAAACGATTTCCTCGATGTGGGATATCGCAGTCCCGTCCGCCTTCATTATTTATACGATCGCCATCGGAATCGTTTCTTGGCTTCGCTTTACGTATTGGCTGGAAGAAGGAGAATTGCGCATTGAATACGGCGTGTTTGTGAGAAAAAAACGGTACATTCCGTTTGAACGCATTCAAGGCATTTCCATATCCGAAGGATTTTTGCAAAGAATGGTCGGAGTTGTAAAAGTAAAGGTGGAGACGGCAAGTAATCAATATGGAGAAGCAGAGGCCGTATTGACGGCCGTGACAAGGGAAGAAGCGAAACGGCTTCAGTATTTGCTGCAAAAATCCAAAGAAATCAAGGAAATTGTGGCGAAAGATGAAAGTGCAATAGCTTCTTCCAAACACGACCAAGAATTGGAACAAGAAACGAAAACTGTCATCTTTTCAATGAATGTTTGGGAAATTTTCCAAGTCGCCGTGACGAGCGGCGGGACGTTTGGTGTTATTTCCGCTATCTTTCTTTTTATCTCCCAATTTGATGAGCTCATTCCTTATGAGAAGCTATATAAAGATGCGCAAACATTTATTGCGCACGGTGTCTTCTATACAGCGGCGGTTGTTTTATTTATTTTTATTGCTGCCTATATGGTATCTGTCGTGCAAAATATGTTCAAATATGCGTTTTTTACGGTGGAAAAAGCAGGGGAGAACATTGTCATCTCAAGAGGGCTCCTTGAAAGGAAAAAGGTCGCGATCCCGATCGAGCGGGTGCAGGGCATTGTGATAAAGGAAAACATCATACGGCGATGGTTCGGATATGCTTCGGTTTATGTTATTTATGCAGGAGAAGCTTTCAATGAAGGCATTCGCGGAAGTGTTGTTCTTTGTCCGCTTGTCAAAAAGAAACGAATTGCTTCCGTCATTCTGTCTTGTTTTCCAGATTATCATGTGGAGCATGAGTTCATCGCGCCGCCAAAGCGGGCGCGCATCCGTTACATGGCCCGCCCTTTATATGTGTTGCTTGCCCCTGTTTGCCTCGCTGCTTTTTGGCTTCGTCCGTGGGGCTTTTTGCTTCTATTGGCGCTTCCAGTCGCTGCTTATTTCGGCTATCTCAACTACCGGACCGCCGGCTGGGCGGTTTCCAATCATCAACTTGCATTAAGAAGCCGTTTTTTGAGCGTCAAAACTGTTTATATGTTAAAAAGCCGCATCCAATCCATGGAAGCTTCCTATAACTTGTTTCAGCGGCGGAGACGTCTGGGAACCATTGAGGCCACGGTCGCGTCAGGTCCCGGCGGCACCGCAGGAAAAGTCGCAGATCTTGATGAAGAAGATGTTCAAACAATATATGCGTGGTTTCAACGGACGAAAGAGAGACAAGTTTTGGATGAATAA
- a CDS encoding PH domain-containing protein, translating into MKGDPGKRISERALLVWRIYGMIGVAVSFLVSAAIVAVLLVFGGTKWIIPVLIILLIGEAYFFIFFIPALRWRRWRYEVREQEIEIQKGLFVVKRTLIPMIRVQHVDSIQGPLLKKYKLASVAIFTAATMHVIPALDEEEAEKLRYHISKLARVADEDV; encoded by the coding sequence ATGAAAGGGGATCCTGGAAAAAGAATTTCTGAGCGGGCGCTGTTGGTATGGCGGATATACGGCATGATCGGGGTCGCCGTTTCTTTTCTTGTTTCTGCCGCCATTGTTGCCGTCCTGCTTGTTTTTGGCGGAACGAAATGGATCATTCCGGTTTTAATTATTTTATTGATAGGAGAAGCTTATTTTTTTATTTTCTTTATTCCTGCTTTGCGTTGGCGGAGATGGCGCTATGAAGTTCGTGAACAGGAAATCGAAATTCAAAAAGGATTGTTTGTCGTGAAACGGACATTGATTCCGATGATTCGCGTGCAGCATGTCGATTCAATCCAAGGGCCGTTGCTGAAAAAATACAAGCTGGCTTCTGTCGCCATTTTCACAGCGGCGACGATGCATGTCATCCCGGCGCTTGATGAAGAGGAAGCGGAGAAGCTGCGTTATCATATTTCTAAATTAGCGAGGGTGGCGGATGAAGATGTATGA
- a CDS encoding ABC transporter ATP-binding protein, protein MKIELKNLCKSFDKKTNAIDNMNLIIEDGEFVALLGPSGCGKSTTMLMIAGIYKPDSGEIRFNGQLVNDWEPKDRNIGMVFQSYALYPHMTVLENIAFPLKQQKVPKKERIERARQAAEMVRLGHVLDRKPDELSGGQQQRVALARAIVKKPKVLLLDEPLSNLDARLKIEMREEISRLHKELGITTILVTHDQEEAMTMADRIAVMKDGKIIQYGTPMDLYHRPSDFFVAQFIGTPPMNVFRGKLIGNQLYFLNQSTELDHEQWNTAQGELDVYVGIRPHDVKLGKGGDIRVKGIVQMIEPIGHAQIIRINVGSEQLRLFAEPTVAIEYKSEITVSFHLSSLHLFDMQTGKSLRKERMKESQTEEMVG, encoded by the coding sequence ATGAAAATTGAGCTGAAAAATCTATGTAAATCGTTTGATAAAAAAACGAATGCGATCGATAACATGAACTTGATAATTGAAGACGGGGAATTTGTTGCGCTTCTTGGCCCGAGCGGCTGCGGAAAATCGACGACAATGCTAATGATCGCGGGAATTTACAAACCAGATAGCGGGGAAATCCGCTTTAACGGACAGCTCGTGAATGATTGGGAGCCGAAAGACAGAAACATCGGCATGGTCTTTCAAAGCTACGCCTTATATCCGCATATGACCGTATTAGAAAATATTGCCTTCCCGCTTAAGCAGCAAAAAGTGCCGAAAAAAGAGCGAATAGAACGGGCAAGACAAGCGGCAGAAATGGTGCGGCTCGGGCATGTGTTGGACAGAAAGCCGGATGAACTCTCCGGCGGCCAGCAGCAACGCGTCGCTTTGGCGCGCGCGATTGTGAAAAAACCGAAAGTATTGCTGCTGGATGAGCCGCTGTCCAACCTCGACGCCAGATTAAAAATCGAAATGAGAGAGGAAATTTCCCGCCTTCATAAAGAATTAGGCATCACGACGATTTTAGTTACCCACGACCAAGAAGAAGCGATGACGATGGCAGACCGGATCGCTGTTATGAAAGATGGGAAAATCATTCAATATGGCACGCCGATGGATCTATATCACCGGCCGAGTGACTTTTTTGTCGCTCAATTTATTGGGACGCCGCCGATGAATGTGTTTCGTGGAAAACTGATAGGAAATCAGCTTTATTTCCTCAACCAGTCTACAGAGTTAGACCACGAACAATGGAACACGGCTCAAGGGGAACTTGATGTATATGTTGGAATCCGGCCGCATGATGTGAAATTAGGAAAGGGCGGCGACATTCGCGTTAAAGGAATCGTGCAGATGATCGAGCCGATAGGCCATGCCCAAATCATCCGCATAAACGTTGGTAGCGAACAGCTCCGTCTTTTTGCCGAACCAACTGTTGCCATTGAATACAAAAGCGAAATAACAGTTTCCTTCCATCTTTCTTCGCTTCATTTATTTGATATGCAGACAGGAAAAAGTTTGCGAAAAGAGAGAATGAAGGAATCACAAACAGAAGAAATGGTTGGGTGA
- a CDS encoding carbohydrate ABC transporter permease — MEQRLHTEAAVSATLTRRPALQWKKRLPFFIAYGLLGITTMPVILMYIWLLLSSFAKQMKYGFIPVGFTMENWKFLWTNVEYKGTMLPSIWTATWNSLLFSITLTMLEVLIGVMAGYALSRIEFPGRQMLMKTTLILHAFPSVALLIAVYYILNFLGLFDTLFGVLLVKTALQIPMTAWIIKGFFDNVPWDVEWAGLIDGCSRLKVWLTIVLPMIKPGIAAISIFSFLSGWSEFLLLYMFIVSDDNITLASYLQRLISDPNLVDYGLLSAVSLFYMLPVILFFIFTQKSLMEVSVGGGKGV; from the coding sequence ATGGAGCAACGGCTTCACACCGAAGCCGCCGTATCTGCCACGCTGACACGGCGGCCTGCTTTGCAATGGAAAAAGCGTCTTCCGTTTTTTATCGCCTATGGTCTGCTTGGAATTACGACAATGCCGGTTATTTTGATGTATATATGGTTGCTGCTAAGTTCTTTCGCAAAGCAAATGAAATACGGTTTTATTCCGGTCGGTTTTACCATGGAGAACTGGAAATTTTTATGGACGAATGTCGAATACAAGGGCACGATGCTTCCAAGCATTTGGACGGCGACATGGAATTCCCTTTTGTTTTCGATTACGTTGACAATGCTCGAAGTGCTTATCGGTGTTATGGCAGGGTACGCATTATCCCGCATCGAATTTCCGGGGCGGCAGATGCTGATGAAAACGACGTTGATTTTGCACGCTTTTCCAAGTGTCGCCTTGCTGATTGCCGTATACTATATTTTAAATTTTTTAGGATTGTTTGACACACTGTTCGGCGTGCTGCTTGTCAAAACTGCATTGCAAATTCCGATGACGGCTTGGATCATCAAAGGGTTTTTTGACAATGTGCCATGGGATGTGGAATGGGCTGGATTAATAGACGGATGCAGCCGCTTGAAAGTGTGGTTGACCATTGTGCTGCCGATGATTAAACCGGGAATCGCTGCTATCAGCATTTTCTCGTTTTTATCCGGCTGGTCGGAGTTTTTGCTGCTCTATATGTTTATTGTCAGCGATGACAACATCACGCTCGCTTCATATTTGCAAAGACTAATCAGCGATCCAAACTTAGTGGACTACGGTTTGTTGAGCGCGGTATCGCTGTTTTATATGCTGCCGGTGATCTTGTTCTTCATTTTCACGCAAAAATCATTGATGGAAGTAAGCGTGGGAGGAGGTAAAGGCGTATGA